Genomic segment of Nocardiopsis mwathae:
GCCGTCCCCCTGGCCTGCGCCGCGATGCTGGGCACGGGGTGGCTCTCCCTGACCGCGGCGCTGGCGGCGGGCGGTGCCGGCTATCTCGCGACGCTGTGGCGGCTGCGCGGGGTGCTGGAGCCGCAGCTGCTCGGCACCGCTTTCCTGCGCCGCCCCGCGCAGCCCGCCCGCGAATCGACGAAACACTGACCGCAAGTGATGATCAAACTACTACGAGTTGTGGAATCATTGCCGCATGCCTACCGCCCCGATCCTGTTCGTCGCATCAAGTGGGGGCCACCTCGCCCAGCTGTGGTCCCTGCGTCCCTGGTGGGAGGGGCGGTCGCGGGCCTGGGTCACGTTCCGCACGCCTGATGCCGAACCGCTGCTCGACGGCGAAGAGGTCACCTGGGCCCACCACCCCACCACCCGCCATCTCGGCAACCTCGCCCGCAACACGGTGCTGGCGGTACGCGTGTTCGCCCGCCGCCGGCCGTCCCTGGTCATCACGACCGGGGCCGGTGTGGCGCTCCCCTTCTTCGCCCTGGCCTGGCTGCTGCGCGTCCCGACCGTCTACATCGAGGTCTACGACCGGATCGACCGCCCCACCCTGACCACCCGGCTGTGCCGCCCCTTCACCCGCCTGTACCTCGCCCAATGGGACGAGCAGCGCACGTTCCTGCCGTCCACCGCCATCACCGTGGGACCGCTCCTGTGACCAACGACGCGACCGCCACCGACCACCGACCGCTCATCCTGGTCACCGTCGGCACCGACCACCACCCCTTCGACCGGCTGATCGACTGGGCCGACGCGTATGCCGCCGACCACCCGGACATCCGCGTCCTGGTGCAGTACGGCCGCAGCCGCG
This window contains:
- a CDS encoding glycosyltransferase family 28 protein, translating into MPTAPILFVASSGGHLAQLWSLRPWWEGRSRAWVTFRTPDAEPLLDGEEVTWAHHPTTRHLGNLARNTVLAVRVFARRRPSLVITTGAGVALPFFALAWLLRVPTVYIEVYDRIDRPTLTTRLCRPFTRLYLAQWDEQRTFLPSTAITVGPLL